Proteins encoded together in one Impatiens glandulifera chromosome 1, dImpGla2.1, whole genome shotgun sequence window:
- the LOC124921453 gene encoding uncharacterized protein LOC124921453 yields the protein MCKAQSFLCKARPHVYLILNILHGVFRILISKERGKMGERGHDHSGWPPSGSPLYTGRDDHWSHFDTSVNAVSFGFVATAVLISMFLVMAIFERFLINMPPSPPLPPSSSATGRRFTVDVESQMQLNGMFIHLPSPKILSNARELSVLMPGEHIPRFIAQPSPMPYPPDPNIAWPANLSNPLQKQGKTYHSINTGGSSSA from the exons ATGTGCAAAGCTCAGTCATTTCTCTGTAAAGCGAGGCCGCAT GTTTACCTAATTCTCAACATATTGCATGGAGTTTTCCGAATCCTTATAAGTAAAGAAAGAGGGAAAATGGGTGAACGAGGTCATGATCATTCGGGATGGCCACCGTCTGGATCTCCATTATATACAGGAAGAGATGATCATTGGAGTCATTTTGACACCTCTGTCAATGCAGTTTCTTTTGGGTTCGTTGCTACTGCTGTTCTAATCTCCATGTTTCTTGTTATGGCCATTTTTGAGAGATTTCTCATAAACATGCCGCCGTCTCCGCCACTTCCGCCGTCTTCTTCAGCCACTGGCCGCAGGTTCACTGTCGACGTAGAGTCCCAGATGCAATTAAACGGGATGTTCATTCATCTTCCTTCTCCCAAA ATTTTGTCTAATGCAAGGGAACTTTCTGTGTTGATGCCAGGAGAGCATATACCACGGTTCATCGCTCAACCGAGCCCCATGCCATACCCACCTGACCCCAATATCGCTTGGCCCGCCAATCTCTCCAATCCGTTACAAAAACAAGGTAAAACCTACCACTCAATTAACACGGGTGGTTCAAGTTCGGCTTGA